The Oryzias latipes chromosome 16, ASM223467v1 genome includes a region encoding these proteins:
- the LOC101163688 gene encoding hepatic leukemia factor, which yields MSRQLTQLVTPDLPAGASPQFGSCTKPTGSLTGGHVNSMAGLKSLLQHPMKGDHRLKNTCDTKDKDRLDLDEDSLGVCSMRNSNGAVSNSNGCGGGGGGGGGGGGNGGNYNQFLGPLMWDRTLPADGGLFQLQYMDLEEFLTENGMGSMHSNNSSSSAQIPSQSSQSAVPNQSSQCLPPSSPSGSSSSSPSSSSSPSLIGLEVAQPQGLGGATDCLHGSQTSMTDTCESPSSSCSSSCPPLLTPSDSGPDGIEMFDMDGSDMSMSDAQAQQNYDPRRQSFSEEELKPQPMIKKARKILVPDNMKDEKYWSRRHKNNEAAKRSRDARRLKENQISVRAAYLERENAALRQEVAEMRKELGRCRNILSKYENHLSDQ from the exons ATGTCCAGACAGCTCACTCAGCTTGTGACCCCTGACCTCCCTGCTGGGGCAAGCCCACAGTTTGGAAGTTGCACTAAACCTACAGGCTCGCTCACAGGTGGACACGTCAACTCCATGGCTGGTTTGAAATCCCTCCTGCAGCACCCCATGAAGGGAGACCACCGTTTAAAGAACACATGTGACACCAAAG ACAAAGACAGACTGGACCTTGATGAGGATTCCTTGGGAGTATGTTCCATGAGGAACAGCAATGGAGCAGTCAGCAACAGCAATGgctgtggaggaggaggaggaggaggaggaggtggtggtggaAATGGAGGAAACTACAACCAGTTCCTGGGGCCTCTCATGTGGGACCGCACCTTACCTGCAGATGGGGGGCTCTTCCAGCTTCAGTACATGGACTTGGAGGAGTTTCTCACTGAAAATGGAATGGGCAGCATGCACAGCAACAACAGCTCCAGTTCCGCCCAAATCCCATCGCAGAGCTCCCAGTCAGCCGTGCCCAACCAGAGTTCCCAGTGCCTACCGCCCTCATCTCCATCCGGATCTTCGTCCTCATCCCCCTCTTCCTCATCGTCCCCATCCCTCATCGGTCTGGAGGTGGCTCAGCCGCAGGGCCTTGGAGGAGCAACCGACTGTCTTCACG GAAGTCAAACGAGTATGACTGACACCTGTGAGTCACCTTCGTCCTCCTGTTCCTCCTCGTGTCCGCCTTTGCTGACGCCCAGTGACAGCGGGCCTGATGGCATCGAGATGTTTGACATGGACGGTTCAGACATGTCCATGTCCGACGCCCAAGCTCAGCAGAACTATGACCCCAGAAGGCAATCTTTCAGTGAAGAAGAGCTGAAGCCGCAGCCGATGATCAAGAAGGCCCGGAAGATTCTGGTGCCTGATAACATGAAG GATGAGAAGTACTGGTCCAGGAGGCATAAAAATAATGAAGCAGCAAAGCGCTCCCGGGATGCACGCCGTCTCAAGGAGAACCAAATCTCTGTGCGTGCTGCCTACCTGGAGAGGGAGAACGCCGCCCTCCGACAGGAGGTGGCAGAGATGCGGAAAGAACTGGGTCGGTGTCGCAACATCCTTAGTAAATACGAGAACCATCTCTCTGACCAGTGA
- the LOC101164673 gene encoding beta-2-glycoprotein 1 translates to MCLSLSYTKSGLTASMYSGLLLLSMWALAGTASLWDSESCPERLVGAEGRRTCPRSCKSDRDCGGKRQCLCDSECGLSCVVPGRTCPWPLPLNENSRASLLSPTPSFSSLLEVLCKPGFTLADGSDATVRRCQGDRQWSGDKPICTEAKSPELPGVRTCPLPQQVINTFSIHGDASVGTSIRYSCLSGADIVGRQENYCQFNQTWLYPHPNCKEMLCQPPEEVEQGYVVAVQKTEYEVGFDIHYLCKKNFLLDGPQKITCLSNGSWSAAPPHCRARCIIPAERSRVVIGGVKRWPFDVTDGLVPHGENVTFFCKHPQKQCSFTAAQTCFDGKLETPLCYLEPTWLQYKLFPHRLVSEIEVCEPGDVE, encoded by the exons ATGTGTTTGTCCCTCAGTTATACAAAGTCAGGCCTGACTGCAAGCATGTACTCTGGGCTGCTCCTGCTGTCCATGTGGGCCCTTGCTGGAACTGCGTCCCTGTGGGATTCAG AGTCATGTCCAGAAAGACTTGTGGGAGCGGAGGGGAGGAGGACGTGTCCTCGGTCCTGCAAATCTGACAGGGACTGCGGCGGCAAACGCCAGTGTCTGTGTGACAGTGAGTGCGGCCTCAGCTGTGTGGTTCCAG GTCGTACTTGTCCCTGGCCTCTGCCCCTCAATGAAAACTCAAGGGCGAGCCTCCTCTCTCccactccctccttctcttcacTGCTAGAAGTGCTGTGCAAGCCAGGCTTCACGTTGGCCGACGGCTCGGATGCCACTGTTCGCCGTTGTCAGGGAGACCGACAGTGGAGTGGGGACAAGCCCATCTGCACAG AGGCAAAATCACCTGAGCTTCCTGGTGTGCGGACTTGCCCTCTGCCTCAGCAGGTGATCAACACCTTCAGCATCCATGGAGATGCCTCAGTGGGGACTTCAATCCGCTACAGCTGCCTGTCGGG GGCAGACATAGTTGGGAGACAGGAAAACTATTGCCAGTTTAATCAGACCTGGCTGTATCCGCACCCCAACTGTAAAG AAATGTTATGTCAGCCTCCTGAGGAGGTGGAGCAGGGTTACGTGGTGGCTGTTCAGAAGACAGAATATGAGGTTGGTTTCGACATCCATTACCTATGCAAGAAGAACTTCCTTCTGGATGGACCCCAGAAgatcacctgtctgtcaaatgGCAGCTGGAGTGCAGCCCCGCCTCATTGTAGAG CTCGCTGCATCATCCCTGCCGAGCGAAGCCGTGTGGTGATCGGAGGAGTAAAGCGCTGGCCATTTGATGTTACAGACGGCTTGGTCCCCCATGGGGAAAATGTGACATTCTTCTGCAAACATCCGCAGAAGCAGTGCAGCTTCACCGCAGCCCAGACGTGCTTTGATGGAAAGCTGGAAACGCCACTCTGCTACCTTG AGCCCacatggttacaatataaactCTTCCCTCATCGCCTGGTCTCAGAAATTGAAGTGTGTGAACCAGGCGATGTGGAGTGA
- the LOC101163928 gene encoding PR domain zinc finger protein 1 encodes MDSQLASVLTSGSLGVQNGSQCGKDAEDGTDVFLDPKDIILPSTKPGNLKSCSVKAALTIRQDAQSINGKKPEVGGTTEPATQEDGKIGGFRQPITVKTRVPALQKQPIRIKIVVPQHCKKQITNSTISLTKDFAGSQFKRPVLVSAAAEKSRNQIHISADEDGDTHQKNKEKTEVGSSGERGAIVSKEGDVLDVKIVHMDRPEGSFISSINAVEILSHQMIKEDTTEGETEQNIPLILHEIDLKSCTAFNEVEEQTEPLDLSLPKKRESRERRGGGFLDEQYCESSLIMEVDEYEGDGDRDMVEEDEDEDSELRLSGKDTPGEPLQSLSVLSADVLSPLPSEDCDTKNILLIDDQGIPYTLSQDGIKVPQVDASMPEVVQTDLPETEDKRTSLSPTLASPSLSQHLDTALNAPLSDFYAPTSPVCDLSSQTSDQFKASEVLTGLMANSDLSDAAELKVKAAQDDSAVLSTSSGMSFPTPPIQILANPSANAPLLFLSSSSSPSSQLSTAPAGLPLPIPVPSGGASTPVFLLLSSVPSSTGDATSTPVAVLDPSTGQFSQITAAAAPISLPLSSGQVNALGSPLPMLSHPLILSNMNNVTSGPVLTSLAVPSTALALQDEHQKAAPLIQAQMSSSESNPGSEAISAEDVSSETDKPLTFAASPLQSQLATFDSLSQPTLEAQSPPSDSKFDSSDLPSEHLPLDDHLYFSNMAPPSPPIGPILSSGKLDSLDPLDPLSPGEASNSLGSRRVLCCQLCPRIFFYLSDLERHAITHSQKKPHVCQQCGKAFKRSSHLQRHKHIHTGQRNFVCSICTKRFREAGELQRHQRVHTGEKPYQCQLCHTRFAERNTLRRHTKRKHPYHQVALEMLNKRKDKGSNAGEAGGKAGVQEEEDSAEWYSSTVSTLEKSESETES; translated from the exons ATGGACTCTCAGTTGGCCTCAGTCCTGACCAGTGGCAGCCTGGGAGTCCAAAATGGCAGCCAGTGtggaaaggatgcagaggatggGACTGATGTCTTTTTGGACCCAAAGGATATAATCCTGCCCAGCACCAAACCAGGTAACCTCAAGTCCTGCTCTGTCAAGGCAGCTCTGACCATCAGGCAAGATGCTCAATCAATCAATGGGAAAAAGCCAGAAGTGGGCGGGACTACTGAGCCAGCTACTCAAGAAGATGGTAAGATTGGTGGGTTCAGGCAGCCAATTACAGTAAAGACAAGAGTGCCGGCTCTGCAAAAGCAGCCAATAAGAATCAAAATTGTTGTTCCTCAACATTGCAAGAAGCAAATCACAAACTCTACCATCAGCCTGACCAAAGACTTTGCTGGCTCACAGTTTAAACGACCCGTCTTggtctctgctgcagcagaaaaaagcagaaatcaaaTTCACATTTCTGCTGATGAAGATGGAGACACGCatcaaaaaaacaaggaaaaaactgAAGTGGGATCTTCGGGAGAGAGGGGGGCTATTGTGAGTAAAGAGGGAGATGTTTTGGATGTGAAGATTGTTCACATGGACAGACCAGAGGGCAGTTTTATCTCCAGCATTAATGCCGTAGAGATCCTGAGCCACCAGATGATTAAAGAGGACACAACAGAGGGCGAAACTGAGCAAAATATTCCTTTAATTCTGCACGAAATAGACTTGAAGTCTTGCACAGCATTTaatgaggtggaggaacagaCAGAGCCGCTGGACCTGAGTTTGCCTAAGAAAAGAGAAAGCCGTGAGAGGAGGGGGGGAGGTTTCCTGGATGAGCAATACTGTGAGAGCTCACTAATCATGGAGGTGGATGAATATGAGGGAGACGGAGACAGAGACATGGTGGAGGAGGACGAGGATGAAGACTCTGAGCTGCGTCTGAGTGGGAAAGACACACCTGGAGAACCCCTGCAGTCTCTCTCTGTCCTTTCAGCTGATGTCCTTTCACCTCTCCCTTCAGAGGACTGTGACACGAAAAACATCCTTCTCATCGATGACCAGGGAATTCCATACACTCTTAGTCAAGATGGAATCAAAGTGCCGCAAGTGGATGCTTCCATGCCGGAAGTTGTTCAGACTGACTTACCAGAGACAGAAGATAAGAGGACATCCCTCTCACCCACATTGGCAAGTCCAAGTCTCAGTCAACATTTAGATACAGCACTAAATGCACCCTTGAGTGACTTCTACGCCCCAACTTCCCCTGTCTGTGATCTGTCCTCCCAAACGAGCGATCAGTTCAAAGCCTCCGAAGTCCTCACAGGTTTGATGGCAAACTCTGATCTATCAGATGCTGCAGAGTTGAAGGTTAAAGCTGCTCAGGACGATAGTGCAGTTTTGTCCACTTCTTCTGGGATGTCATTCCCCACCCCACCCATTCAGATCCTTGCAAATCCATCTGCTAATGCTCCACTTCTCTTCCTGTCATCCTCTTCGTCCCCCTCCTCCCAGCTCTCCACAGCTCCAGCTGGCCTCCCGCTACCCATTCCTGTTCCTTCAGGTGGTGCATCCACCCCTGTGTTCCTGCTTCTCTCCTCTGTACCATCCTCAACTGGAGACGCCACCTCCACCCCTGTCGCAGTTCTGGACCCTTCAACCGGTCAGTTCTCCCAGAttacagctgctgcagctccaatCTCCCTTCCTTTGTCCTCAGGACAGGTCAATGCTCTGGGATCCCCCCTACCCATGCTGTCTCACCCTCTCATCCTGTCAAACATGAACAACGTGACCTCCGGTCCTGTTCTCACCTCACTCGCTGTCCCTTCAACCGCTCTTGCACTGCAGGATGAACACCAGAAGGCAGCTCCTCTAATTCAGGCTCAGATGAGCTCCTCTGAATCAAACCCTGGAAGTGAAGCCATATCTGCCGAGGATGTTTCAAGTGAAACCGATAAGCCATTGACTTTTGCAGCATCTCCTCTTCAGTCTCAGTTAGCAACATTTGACTCCCTGTCTCAACCCACTTTGGAGGCCCAATCGCCACCCTCCGACTCCAAATTTGACTCATCAGACCTTCCCTCTGAACACTTGCCTCTGGATGACCATCTCTACTTCTCCAATATGGCTCCCCCTTCCCCGCCCATTGGACCAATCCTGTCTTCAGGCAAACTTGATTCCCTCGATCCCCTGGACCCTCTCTCGCCTGGTGAGGCTTCCAACAGCCTGGGCTCCCGCAGGGTGCTGTGCTGCCAGTTGTGCCCTCGGATCTTCTTTTACCTCTCTGATCTTGAGCGCCACGCCATAACTCATTCACAGAAGAAGCCTCATGTTTGCCAGCAGTGCGGCAAAGCCTTTAAACGTTCCAGCCATCTGCAG AGACACAAGCACATCCACACGGGCCAGAGGAACTTTGTTTGCTCCATCTGCACTAAGCGCTTCAGGGAAGCAGGTGAGCTCCAGCGCCACCAAAGGGTGCACACCGGGGAGAAGCCCTACCAATGCCAGCTTTGCCACACGCGCTTTGCGGAGCGCAACACCCTGCGTCGACACACCAAACGCAAGCACCCTTACCATCAGGTGGCTCTGGAAATGCTAAACAAGAGAAAGGACAAAGGAAGCAACGCAGGAGAAGCAGGAGGCAAAGCGGGAGTGCAGGAGGAAGAAGACAGCGCCGAATGGTACAGCTCAACCGTGTCCACTCTGGAGAAGTCTGAGTCGGAGACAGAAAGTTAA